A genome region from Magnolia sinica isolate HGM2019 chromosome 8, MsV1, whole genome shotgun sequence includes the following:
- the LOC131254284 gene encoding uncharacterized protein LOC131254284: MQRKLRKQQGVDLSSTKFRDLCRFLDAMVPQDFEVPKFKRYDGTRYPMDHLRGFCGELNTMAGNDGAFIRVFQKSLKGDALDWYTSLDYYQIKTWEQLSQAFIDRFVYNLNVAPERADLVALRQRNDESLSTYVGRWRAMADRMKTPIDDEEQIYKIIHLANPSISRYLVSYPYANFTQLIRVVKKSKPE, from the coding sequence atgcaaaggAAGCTACGGAAGCAGCAGGGGGTTGATCTCTCATCTACCAAGTTCAGGGATCTTTGTCGCTTCCTTGATGCAATGGTACCTCAAGActtcgaggtaccaaaattcaaaagatatgatggtACGAGGTATCCTATGGACCATTTAAGAGGATTTTGTGGAGAGCTTAATACTATGGCAGGTAATGACGGAGCGTTCATCCGtgtgtttcaaaaatccttgaaaggtGATGCATTAGATTGGTACACATCATTAGACTACTATCAAATTAAAACTTGGGAACAACTTTCCCAAGCTTTCATTGATCGTTTCGTTTACAATCTTAATGTAGCGCCCGAAAGGGCAGATCTTGTTGCCTTAAGGCAGAGGAATGATGAGTCATTATCAACTTATGTTGGACGGTGGCGGGCCATGGCCGATAGAATGAAAACACCCATTGATGACGAGGAGCAAATCTACAAGATCATCCACTTGGCAAACCCGAGTATCTCTAGATACCTCGTCTCGTATCCATATgccaactttacccaactcatTCGCGTCGTGAAAAAGTCGAAGCCGGAATAA